A window of the Henckelia pumila isolate YLH828 chromosome 3, ASM3356847v2, whole genome shotgun sequence genome harbors these coding sequences:
- the LOC140892900 gene encoding protein DETOXIFICATION 51-like, which produces MISVSATFKGGGVQETTKKQAGGVVPEVVSDNINQLIPTPSEMVEETKALFRLAFPIALTALILYSRSMLSMLFLGHLGDLELASGSLAMAFANISGYSVLSGLALGMEPLCSQAFGAQRPKLLSLTLQRSVIFLLVCSVPISFLWLNFSNVFLHLHQDPSITSLAQTYLLFSIPDLVTNSFLHPIRIYLRAQGITHPLTLASFVGTAFHLPINYLFVSRLKLGAAGVAAASAASNVMVLLALVIHIWVRGLHVPTWSKPSLECFTGWAPLVRLAAPSCVSVCLEWWWYEIMIVLCGLLVDPKATMASMGVLIQTTSLLYVFPSSLGFAVSTRIGNELGAKRWQKARVSAVVSVFLAGLMGISAMTFATSVRSFWARMFTSDEHILRLASAALPILGLCELGNCPQTVGCGVVRGTARPSVAANVNLGAFYLVGMPVAVGLGFVLGVGFRGLWIGLLSAQVCCAGLMLYVVGTTNWGFQATRAQMLTCGESSSLPRECEENDREPLICVKVTSHEEDLLTKATPSPLI; this is translated from the coding sequence ATGATATCGGTGTCCGCCACCTTCAAGGGCGGCGGCGTCCAAGAAACCACCAAGAAGCAGGCCGGTGGAGTAGTACCGGAGGTGGTGAGCGATAATATTAATCAGCTAATTCCGACCCCATCTGAAATGGTGGAGGAGACAAAAGCACTTTTCAGATTGGCATTTCCCATAGCTCTGACAGCCCTAATCCTCTACTCGAGGTCCATGCTTTCGATGCTTTTTTTAGGCCATCTGGGTGACCTAGAGCTGGCGTCGGGTTCTTTGGCCATGGCTTTTGCTAATATCAGTGGCTATTCGGTTCTTTCTGGGCTCGCATTAGGTATGGAGCCTCTTTGCTCGCAAGCCTTCGGAGCTCAGAGGCCTAAGCTTCTTTCGTTGACGCTTCAGAGGTCTGTCATTTTTCTTCTTGTTTGTTCGGTGCCAATCTCTTTTCTTTGGCTCAATTTCTCTAATGTTTTTCTCCATCTCCACCAAGACCCCAGCATCACCTCATTGGCCCAGACTTATCTTCTCTTTTCCATCCCCGATCTTGTCACTAATTCATTTCTTCACCCCATAAGGATTTACCTTCGGGCTCAAGGTATCACCCATCCTTTGACTTTGGCTTCCTTTGTTGGAACGGCTTTCCATTTGCCCATCAACTATTTGTTTGTTTCCCGGCTCAAACTCGGCGCTGCTGGCGTGGCGGCTGCTTCCGCCGCGTCCAACGTCATGGTTCTGTTAGCGTTGGTTATACATATTTGGGTTCGGGGATTGCACGTCCCCACGTGGTCGAAACCAAGCCTGGAGTGCTTCACCGGATGGGCGCCGCTGGTTCGGCTGGCGGCTCCGAGCTGTGTATCCGTTTGCCTTGAATGGTGGTGGTATGAGATCATGATAGTGCTGTGCGGGCTGCTGGTGGACCCCAAGGCCACCATGGCGTCCATGGGCGTGTTGATTCAGACAACCTCGTTGCTTTATGTGTTCCCTTCTTCGCTGGGGTTCGCTGTGTCGACTCGGATCGGGAACGAGCTGGGGGCGAAGCGGTGGCAGAAGGCGAGGGTATCGGCGGTGGTGTCCGTTTTCTTGGCGGGGTTGATGGGGATATCGGCGATGACGTTCGCAACCTCCGTGCGTAGCTTCTGGGCACGAATGTTCACGAGCGATGAACACATCCTACGGCTGGCGTCGGCGGCGCTGCCGATCCTGGGGCTGTGCGAGCTGGGGAACTGCCCGCAGACGGTGGGGTGTGGGGTGGTGCGAGGGACGGCGCGGCCTTCCGTCGCGGCCAATGTGAACCTGGGTGCTTTCTACTTGGTGGGGATGCCCGTCGCTGTTGGGCTCGGGTTCGTTCTCGGGGTTGGGTTTCGTGGACTTTGGATTGGGCTTCTGTCGGCCCAAGTGTGCTGCGCCGGGCTGATGCTGTACGTCGTGGGGACCACCAACTGGGGCTTCCAGGCAACCAGGGCTCAGATGCTGACGTGTGGTGAATCATCGTCGTTGCCTCGTGAATGTGAGGAGAATGACAGGGAGCCCTTGATTTGTGTAAAAGTGACGTCACACGAAGAGGACCTTTTGACAAAAGCGACACCCTCCCCCCTCATctga